In Terriglobales bacterium, a genomic segment contains:
- the pgeF gene encoding peptidoglycan editing factor PgeF, with translation MPPTASTRKAPKRRSISEIEIIRAANLSQFPRIVHGFSTRGGGFSEAYGGGQLNLGFTPSDNRQTVERNRRAFIRELTGKREPPQLVTLRQIHSGVVRILKSRDRVPSSPLKGDGVVSSHRNVLLGIQVADCVPVLIVDTKRGALGAFHAGWRGTAKRIVERGVGGMRAVFGCQPADVYAAIGPCIHSCCYAVGDEVIDEFRSQFSYADELFSEVYDRDPIKEKYPLLFLTARAPGHSNIGPQKHLDLVEANRRQLLDAGVPESNIQAAKECASCRTDLLFSHRREAGYTGRMMGMVGLLG, from the coding sequence GTGCCTCCCACTGCAAGCACCAGGAAAGCGCCTAAGCGGCGTTCTATTTCCGAAATCGAGATCATCCGAGCCGCGAATCTCTCTCAATTTCCGCGTATCGTTCACGGATTTAGTACTCGCGGGGGAGGCTTCTCGGAAGCATATGGTGGCGGCCAGCTAAATCTTGGCTTTACACCGTCTGACAATCGGCAAACGGTAGAACGCAATCGTCGCGCCTTCATTCGTGAACTCACCGGAAAAAGGGAACCGCCACAACTGGTTACGTTGCGACAGATTCACTCTGGTGTTGTACGCATCCTGAAGAGCAGAGATCGTGTGCCTTCAAGTCCGCTGAAAGGCGATGGCGTCGTTAGTAGCCACCGGAACGTGCTCCTAGGCATTCAGGTTGCCGATTGCGTGCCGGTGCTCATCGTCGATACGAAGCGAGGAGCGCTTGGGGCATTCCATGCCGGATGGCGCGGGACAGCCAAGCGGATTGTAGAACGTGGTGTCGGCGGCATGCGCGCCGTTTTCGGATGCCAGCCCGCCGATGTGTACGCCGCCATTGGTCCCTGCATTCACTCCTGCTGCTATGCCGTGGGGGACGAAGTCATCGACGAGTTTCGTTCACAATTCTCCTATGCCGACGAATTGTTTTCAGAGGTTTACGACCGCGATCCGATCAAAGAGAAGTATCCGTTGTTGTTCCTAACCGCACGAGCCCCGGGCCATAGCAACATCGGTCCGCAGAAGCACCTCGACCTGGTGGAGGCAAATCGTCGGCAACTCCTCGATGCTGGAGTGCCCGAGAGCAACATCCAGGCAGCAAAGGAGTGTGCGTCGTGCCGCACCGATCTGCTCTTTTCACATCGTCGTGAGGCAGGTTATACGGGAAGAATGATGGGCATGGTTGGACTGCTTGGCTGA